Proteins encoded within one genomic window of Anopheles gambiae chromosome 3, idAnoGambNW_F1_1, whole genome shotgun sequence:
- the LOC1270607 gene encoding uncharacterized protein LOC1270607 isoform X2 encodes MNRKEQKGRFEQAAPSLPPTLDGLNNVSDLISKFEVRNYPINRGLLPELSSPRPTPPGYAGIVPGAAEWYRGAYHYSPTHSPPLGQTRRRSANGGVPSQYDSAYLSDTASLSDGADSVSPGGRRMDDRARFRARQGGVYYQNGSLSSLNESDYYEDIGFDVGPRTPPSGRFYAPQQRRGEGAVLLEEVEEVPLNKEQVTSTLTRFGAILQMLSRIPFPRMSVTGMGLCSLVAIFFCPRAIGSNILFPGFRLLFGTLYPAYASYKAVRTKNVKEYVKWMMYWIVFAFFTFIETFTDILLSWFPFYYEIKVIVVLWLLSPATRGSSTLYRKFVHPMLTRREQEIDDYINQAKEKGYTAVLQLGSKGVNYATNVIMQTAIKVLGTKTDTITPFGSMMRISQSDNSLLMSAAAAAAVRASGAEPARPNGLLHTNMRDTTDHATSGEDEHDGQMVTAATSGPATGRVRRSQSVDSALNSRGGGGGGRATMSSSRSMTRARAQQQQQPAIIYEMDSEDEERFLASETDLILGTTSSTTTTASSAAGGGRIRGRTRAITTVSAEEESDGTEGGSVARASASTRAKATTAKETGRAKKSTKAVGVTGGKAGTKASSSAAASGRRKVNGVAAAAEVESVEMGVEMDVV; translated from the exons ATGAACAGAAAGGAACAGAAAGGGCGGTTTGAACAGGCCGCACCGAGTCTCCCACCGACCCTGGACGGGCTGAACAATGTCAGCGATCTCATAAGCAAGTTCGAGGTACGCAACTATCCTATAAATAGAGGACTGCTGCCCGAACTATCGTCGCCCAGGCCGACGCCGCCGGGATACGCCGGGATCGTCCCGGGTGCAGCGGAGTGGTACCGTGGTGCCTACCATTATTCGCCGACTCATTCGCCACCGCTCGGGCAAACGCGTCGACGATCGGCCAACGGTGGTGTTCCGTCGCAGTACGACTCCGCCTATCTCAGCGATACAGCCTCTCTCAGTGACGGAGCGGATAGTGTAAGCCCCGGCGGTAGAAGGATGGATGATCGTGCCCGGTTTCGTGCCCGCCAGGGTGGAGTTTACTATCAGAATGGCTCACTGTCTTCGCTAAACGAATCCGACTACTACGAGGATATTGGGTTTGATGTTGGGCCACGAACGCCACCCAGTGGACGCTTCTATGCCCCACAGCAACGCCGTGGTGAGGGTGCCGTCCTGCTGGAGGAAGTTGAGGAGGTGCCGTTGAATAAGGAGCAGGTCACTAGCACGCTGACCCGCTTCGGTGCCATACTGCAGATGCTGTCGCGGATCCCGTTCCCCCGAATGTCCGTCACCGGCATGGGGCTTTGCTCGCTCGTCGCCATCTTCTTCTGCCCGCGGGCGATCGGTTCGAATATACTGTTTCCCGGTTTCAGACTACTGTTCGGTACGCTGTACCCGGCCTACGCCTCGTACAAGGCGGTGCGAACGAAGAACGTCAAGGAGTAT GTAAAATGGATGATGTACTGGATTGTGTTTGCGTTCTTCACGTTCATCGAAACGTTCACCGACATACTGCTGTCGTGGTTTCCGTTCTACTACGAAATTAAGGTGATCGTCGTCCTGTGGCTGCTGTCACCGGCTACCCGCGGTAGCTCGACACTCTATCGCAAGTTTGTGCACCCGATGCTGACACGCCGCGAACAG GAAATTGACGACTACATCAATCAAGCCAAAGAGAAGGGTTACACCGCCGTGCTGCAGCTGGGCTCGAAGGGTGTTAACTATGCCACGAACGTTATCATGCAAACGGCCATCAAG GTTTTAGGCACTAAAACTGACACCATCACCCCATTCGGTAGCATGATGCGCATTAGTCAATCCGATAACTCACTGCTAATGAGTGCGgccgctgcagcagctgtCCGTGCTTCCGGTGCCGAACCGGCACGCCCTAACGGCTTACTGCACACTAACATGCGCGATACGACGGACCATGCGACGTCGGGCGAAGATGAGCATGATGGGCAAATGGTCACCGCAGCCACCTCCGGCCCGGCGACGGGACGCGTCCGACGTTCGCAATCGGTTGACTCGGCACTGAACAgcagaggaggaggaggaggaggacgggCAACGATGAGCTCCAGTCGCAGCATGACACGTGCCcgggcacagcagcagcaacagcccgCCATCATCTACGAGATGGACAGCGAGGATGAGGAACGGTTCCTGGCGTCCGAAACGGATCTTATACTGGGGACCACTTCGagtactaccaccactgcGTCGTCCGCGGCTGGCGGTGGTAGAATTCGTGGGCGAACGCGTGCCATTACCACGGTCAGTGCGGAGGAAGAGTCCGACGGTACGGAAGGTGGCAGTGTGGCCCGCGCCAGTGCCTCGACGAGGGCGAAAGCTACTACCGCCAAGGAGACGGGACGGGCCAAAAAAAGCACCAAAGCGGTCGGAGTGACTGGTGGGAAAGCGGGCACAAAAGCATCGTCCTCTGCTGCTGCCAGTGGACGGCGGAAAGTGAATGGggtcgctgccgccgccgagGTGGAGAGTGTAGAGATGGGCGTTGAGATGGATGTTGTGTAG